The Gemmatimonadota bacterium genomic sequence CGTTGGCGAGATCCACCATCCGCTGGCACGCCGTGAGCAGGTCGCGCTCCTCCCGAACACACCGCGCGATGTCCTCCCCTCTCACGAGCCCGGAGAGTCCATCGCTGCAGAGGATCAGGACGTCTTCGCGCCGCACGCGCTGGTGGGTGAGGTCGACCTTGATATGCGCTTCCGGGCCGAGGGCCTGGAGGATGATGTTCTTGCGTTCGGAATGCTCCGCCTGCTCCTCGGTCATCTCACCGGCTTCGACCAGTTTCTGGATAAGCGACTGATCCTTGGTGAGCTGACGGGCGACACCGTCGCGGACGAGGTAGGCCCGGGAGTCGCCGACCTGGGCGAGGAACAGGGTATCGCCCAGGAGGCCGGCGATGGTCGCCGTGGTTCCCATCCCGCGGACCTCGGGGTGGTCGGTCGCGTAGCGGTAGATGACGCTGTTGGCTGTTTGGGCCGCACGCTCGATGGCGTCGACGAACAGTTCCGGTGCGCCCGGCGCGGCGGCCGACCAGTCGTCGCGCAACGAACGCAGCACGACATCCACGGCCGTTGCGCTCGCGAGTTCGCCAGCGGCGGCGCCGCCCATGCCGTCGGCGACCATGAACAGGAGGCCCCGAGCGCCGACGCGCTGTTGGACCGAGGCGTCGAAGTCGAGGGGCTGCCCGGTCGCCAGGTCAGAGACGAGGAAGGCGTCCTCGTTGTGATCGCGCGTGCGGCCCACATCGGTGACCGCATACACCTCGACCATGATGGAGCCACCGTCCCCGCCGCCCTGCAGGCGCGCTGCCTTCACCTCAATGGGAGTCTTCATCCCGCGAACGTCAGGCGAGGTCCACGCGCATGACCTTCCCGGCCAGGGACAAACGCTGTCCGCTGGTCATGCGACGCGGCCCACGAACGGAGACCGCCACCCCGTTGCGGCTCCCGACGTCGCGCACGGACAACGTGCCATCGGCGGCACAGGTGATCGAAGCATGCCGAGCACTCATGGTGCGGTCGAAGGCAAACACCCAGTCTCCCTCTTCCCGGCCGATGAGGACCGACCGCCCCGGCCACAGGTACATCATGTCCCGAACGCGTCCGTCGCTGCGCAACTGCTCGAGGACCGCGCAGTCGCGACCCGGCAGGATCGATCCCAGCATCGACTGGTCCGCGAAGTAGGTGCCGTCATCCACCCAGCGACGATAACGAATGACCTGCGATCCCAACAGCAGGACATCACCGTCATTCAGCTGGGTCTCGGTGGTCAGGAAGATGTAGAGGGCCCGGGGATCACCCACGGGCTCCACCT encodes the following:
- a CDS encoding FHA domain-containing protein; the encoded protein is MPFCARCGFRMAIVTDETLTFCRTCGTIRTDETARFCSGCGTRIGGGGPPGAGGTAPRGIPQVSTRASLTVLDAAGTAARVIALESDSATITTDGVEILVGDGHAGGDGATLSLRSDGAEVEPVGDPRALYIFLTTETQLNDGDVLLLGSQVIRYRRWVDDGTYFADQSMLGSILPGRDCAVLEQLRSDGRVRDMMYLWPGRSVLIGREEGDWVFAFDRTMSARHASITCAADGTLSVRDVGSRNGVAVSVRGPRRMTSGQRLSLAGKVMRVDLA
- a CDS encoding Stp1/IreP family PP2C-type Ser/Thr phosphatase, which encodes MKTPIEVKAARLQGGGDGGSIMVEVYAVTDVGRTRDHNEDAFLVSDLATGQPLDFDASVQQRVGARGLLFMVADGMGGAAAGELASATAVDVVLRSLRDDWSAAAPGAPELFVDAIERAAQTANSVIYRYATDHPEVRGMGTTATIAGLLGDTLFLAQVGDSRAYLVRDGVARQLTKDQSLIQKLVEAGEMTEEQAEHSERKNIILQALGPEAHIKVDLTHQRVRREDVLILCSDGLSGLVRGEDIARCVREERDLLTACQRMVDLANEMGGPDNITVVGARFDGAGLKRASADDAVGHQLYERSGPPAAPGTDLDSLLRERTAAMMRGTPIEPFPAAVVAERRRQGLMIRAALAAAGALLSLYLLWRWL